Within the Flavobacterium sp. 9R genome, the region GCTACTAATTGAATAACTAAATTCTTATACCAATTCTCTGATTTTGGATGAATGTATATCTTTTCAATTAATAGATTAACATCTACATTAATTTTTAGGCCATCATTCAGTTTTAAGTTGTTTTGAGTTACATCACTTATAATTCGTACTTCTCTTTCATACTGAAAACTTTTTCTTTTGTATAAAAAAGGGAAAAATAAATCATCAAAAGGGATGTATTCTTTTTTGTAGTCAATATAATTTACCTCACCAATATATTGCTGAAAATGCTCTTCAGGCTGCAATGCTTTTTGCAATCTTCCTATTGTTGATTGTATCGCTAATCCTTCACTGTTTTGGGTGAAAATTTGCCACATCGCAAAGGATTCGTATTCGTTAATATGCCAGCTACTAATTGCTACTTTCTCACGATGCGTTTTGTAGTAATTTAAAAAGTCAGGATTGTCAATCGATAGTTTTCTGATTTCCTCAAAAGTAGGTTCGCTAAAAGTACCTTCGTATTGGTCTTCAAATTTGTCAGACCTAGACATGAACAATTTTTTAGATAATAATAAATCTAAAAATTTAGACAAGTCTAGGTATTTCCAGACAATAGTTTCAGGGTCTTCAGGTAATTTTATATTGGGGTTGTCTAAATACATTTGTGAAATTTAAAAAAGAGTAAAATCTAGTTTAAAGATACGAATCATTTCAGACTATTCAAGGGATTGCATGGTTACTAATTTGTTATAAGTTCCTTCAAGAGCAATCAATTCTTCGTGAGTACCTTGCTCAACTATTTTTCCTTTTTTCATTACTACAATGACATCTGCTTTTTGAATAGTAGAAAGGCGATGCGCAATAACAATAGAGGTTCTGTTCTGCATCATGTTTTCTAAGGCAACCTGAACAAATTTTTCGCTTTCTGTGTCCAGTGCAGATGTGGCTTCGTCTAGTATCATAATTGGCGGATTTTTGAGTACCGCTCTGGCGATAGATAAACGTTGCTTTTGTCCTCCAGATAATTTATTTCCGCTATCACCGATATTGGTATGAATTCCATTAGGAAGGTCCTTTACAAATTCATAGGCATTGGCAATTTTAAGGGCTTCAATGATTTCTTCATCGGTTGCGTTGGGATTGCCAAGAGCAATATTGGCCTTGATAGAATCATTAAATAAAATACTGTCTTGTGTTACTAATCCGATTAAGCCTCTTAGCGAGTGTAAGTCGATGTCTTTTATGTTATTATCATCTATTTGAATGAGGCCCTCATTTACGTCATAGAAGCGAGTCAATAGGTTAGCGATGGTACTTTTTCCGCTACCAGATTGCCCAACAAGAGCAACTGTTTGACCTTTTTTTACTTCTAAAGAAAAATCTTTTAGGACATTTTCATCTTCATATTTGAAGTTGATGTTTTTGATAGCGATACTGCTTTCAAATGTATGTTTTTTAATAGCATTATCTTTTGAAGTGATTTCGTTTTCAACTTCTAAAACGTCAAAAACTCTTTGCGCTGCTGCCAATCCACCTTTTACTTGATACGATGCTTTTGAGATTGCTTTAGCTGGGGTTAGAATGTTGTATGCTAGTCCCATATATGCTAAGAATTTTGCTCCATCTAATAAGGCTTTTCCATTAGGAAGTTTGTCTGTTAAAACCATTTGGCCTCCAAACCAAAGTAAAACACATATTGTAATGATACCTAGAAATTCACTCAAAGGAGTTGCTAGATTATTTTTCTTTCCGATGCTGTTGGATAAGTTTAAAATACGAGAAACAGAGTTGTTGAATTTGTCTTGAAAACTTTGCTCAGCATTATAGCTTTTAACTACTTTAAGACCAGATAGTGATTCTTCGACTATAGAAATCAGATATCCGTTTTCTGCTTGTACTCTTTCAGATTTTGTTCTCAATGACTTTCCTATTTTCGAAATCATAATACCGGCAACAGGAATGAAAATAAATACAAAAAGTGTTAACTTAAAGCTAATAGAAATCATTGCAATCAATGTGAAAATGATTGTCATTGGTTCTTTTACAATAAGTTCTAAGATAGAGAAGAAGGAATTTTGAACCTCGTTTACATCACCAAGCATTCTTGCCATTATATCTCCTTTTCTTTTCTCAGAATAGTAGGATACTGGCAAATTTATGATTTTTACGTACATAGCATTCCTTAGGTCTTTTAGAACGCCATTCTTTAAATGCAATAAATGATTTGAAGCAAGGAAGTTAAATAGATTTTTGAATAAAAAAGTAACAATTACAATTCCAATAACCAAGATAAGGGCAAACTGTGGTCCGTTTTGTTCAGATAGCAAAGTGATATAGTAATACAGGTATTCCTTTCCGAATTTTGTAATTTCATATATAGAAGTGTAAACGGGTTTTTGTGTTATTTTTTCAGAAGTGTCAAATAACACATTCATCATTGGTATTAAGGCAATGAACGATAAGGTGCTGAACAATGCGTATAGGATATTAAAAATTACATTCCATACAACATGCGAACGATATGGGGTTGTAAAAGGAATTATTTTTTTGAAATTGTCGTCCATCGGAATAAGTTTTAGGCATCAAGACCCGATTAGGACTACGTCTTATCGGGTCTGTCAGAAAAATAGGTGTATTTGTATTAGTTCAATTGCATTGCAGCAATGATATTTTTTATTTTTTGATTTAGAATGTTTTCTACGGCATCAAAGTCAGAAGCTTTTTCTAAATCGGCATTTACACTGATGTAAAATTTAATTTTAGGTTCGGTTCCGCTTGGTCTTGCACAGATTTTAGAACCATCTTCTGTATAGTAAATAAGTACATTAGATTTTGGAATGTCCATAGTCAATTCTTCGCCAGACAACAAATTTTTGGCAATTGAAGATTGGTAATCTTCTACCATAATTACACGTTGTCCGTTGATTTCTTTTAAAGGATTTTCACGAAGATCAATCATCATTTGATTAATAGCCTGTAAACCATCCATTCCTTTTTTGGTTAGCGAAACTAAATGTTCTTTGAAAAACCCATGATCAACATAAAGGTTGATTAACTCTTTGTAAACGGAGCTACCGCTTGCTTTTGCTTGTGCAGCAACTTCACAGATTAGTAGCGTAGCAGCAACGGCATCTTTGTCTCTTACGGCATCTCCAACCATAAATCCAAAGCTTTCTTCTCCACCACCAATGAATTGTAGTTCAGGGAAATCTTTAATCATTTTGGCAATCCATTTGAATCCTGTCAAACCTACTTTGCATTCCACACCGTAGGCTGTAGCAAGTTCCATCATCATTGGAGTAGAAACTATAGTAGAGCCTACAAATTGTTTACCGTTAATTTTTCCAGCTTGTTTCCATTTTTCTAATAAGAATGCGGTCATCAAAATCATCGTTTGATTTCCGTTTAGCAAGACCATTTTTCCATCGTTATCTCGCACTGCAACACCAAGACGATCACAATCAGGATCTGTGCCTACTACGATATCTGCATTTGTTTTATCAGCTAATGCTAACGCCATTGTTAGTGCTTCTGGTTCTTCTGGATTTGGTGATTTTACGGTTGGGAAATCGCCATTTGGTACAGCTTGTTCCTCTACAATATGTACATTTGGGTATCCTGCTTTAGAAAGCGTTTCAGGAATAACTGTTATAGAAGTTCCGTGTAAAGAGGTGAAAACAATGTTTAAATTCTCTTTGGCAGTTGCTGGAGTATTAAAACTTGCATTTTCTATAGACGATTGAATGAATGCTTGATCAATTTCTGTATCGATAAAATGAATTAAGTCTTCGTTAGCCGTGAAATTAATTTCATCATATTTCAGATTCTCAATCACATTGATGATTTCTCCGTCTTGAGGAGGAACGATTTGTCCGCCATCTTGCCAATATACTTTGTATCCATTGTATTCTGGAGGATTGTGAGACGCAGTTAGTACAATTCCACAATGACAGTTCAAGTGTTTTAAGGCAAAAGACAATTCTGGTGTAGGACGTAAATCTGAAAAAAGGAACACTTCGATTCCGTTGGCAGAAAATACATCTGCTACAACTTTTGCTAACGTTTTACTATTGTGACGACAGTCAAAGGCAATGGCTGCTTTTATTTGTTCACCAGGAAAAACGCTTTTCAAGTAATTGGATAAACCTTGGGTGCTTTTTCCTAAAGTATATTTATTAATTCGGTTGTCACCAACTCCCATAACACCTCGCATTCCTCCAGTTCCAAACTCTAAATTCTTATAAAAACTTTCTTCCAAGTCCTTTGGAGCTGTTGTCATTAATTCTCTTACAGCGTCTTGTGTAGCTGAGTCAAATGTTGGAGTAAGCCATACATTTAATGCGTCTAGGATATTTTGAGGAATGTACATTTTATATTGATTTTATATGAAACAATAAATTTATTTTAGACTTAATGGGATAAAATTATAAATTGATTTGATTCGCAATTTTATATCGCGCTTCATTGTTTTTTGTCCTTAGTATAATCTCGCCAAGGAAGCCAGCAAGAAACAATTGTGTGCCTAAAACCATTGTTGTTAGGGCAATATAAAACCAAGGATTATTGGTGACCAAAGTGTATTTCATATCGTTATACATATGATACAATTTGGAGATTCCGATGTAAGCTGCAGCTATAAAGCCGATAATAAACATTAAAGAGCCTATTGCGCCAAAAAGATGCATAGGTCTTTTGCCAAAACGAGATAAAAACCAGATAGTAATCAAATCCAAAAAGCCATTAATGAAACGGTCCATTCCAAATTTGGTTTCTCCGTATTTTCTAGCTTGATGTTGTACAACTTTTTCTCCAATTTTTCCAAAACCAGCATTTTTAGCCAAAACTGGAATATATCGGTGCATTTCGCCAGAAACTTCAATGTTCTTGACTACTACATTTTTATAGGCTTTTAATCCGCAGTTGAAATCATTTAGTTCAACACCTGATGTTTTTCTAGCAGCCCAATTGAATAATTTGGAAGGTAGATTTTTGGCCACAACCGAGTCATAGCGTTTCTTTTTCCAACCCGAAACCAAGTCATATTTTTGTTCGGTAATCATGTTGTATAATCCTGGAATTTCGTCAGGACTATCTTGTAAATCGGCATCCATAGTGATGATTACGTCACCTTTGGCTTGAGCAAATCCAGCATGTAGCGCTTGTGATTTACCGAAGTTTTTCATAAAACGAATCCCTTTTACGTTGGGATTTGTAGTAGCAAAATTTTCAATAATGGTCCAAGAATTGTCGGTACTTCCGTCGTCCAAGAAAAGGATTTCATAGGAGTAGTTATTGGATTGCATCACTTTTAGAATCCAAGTGTACAATTCTTGTAAGGATTCCTCTTCGTTAAGAAGTGGTATTAGGATAGTTAAATTCATTTAATTGTTTTATTCTTGAGAAGATCTTCTAGTTTTGAAAAAGGCTGCCATAATAAGACCAAATATGCAACTGATAAGTAGATTGAAAAAATAACCTTTCAATTGTGAGTCTATATCAAATTGACTATTTTCTTTCATTCCCTTTATTGTTTCGTTAATTGCAGACGCAGGAGTATTGAATTTTTGCATCATCGAAACAGTATATTTTATAGTAAGTTCGTTCAACGTTTCTTTTGCGGAAGGATCAATAAAATTCCATAATACAATATTAAATAGTGTAGAAATCAAAAGACCAATTGCAGCATAAATGAAATAAGTTGTAAATGCATCCTTAAACGAAAAATCGGACTGTATTTCTTTTTTTGTTTTTGATAATAGTATAATGGATAACGTTAGTGAAATTGAAATAATTACAAGAGTAATCCACCATTTAAGGAATAAATTTAAATCTATTGCATATATGATTGAAATAATCATACATGAAACAATTCCATTAATTACTCCAAAAGTAATCCCATTTTTTTTTATAATTTCATTGATCATATAGGTTCGGTTTTTAATTAATCCACAAATATAAGAATTCTCCAATTTAAAGTGAGGTAAAAAATGTTTTTTAGCCAAACACAAAAAAAAAGCAACAATGGTTTGTATATCTAAAAATAAGTGTAAATTTGCACACTCAAAAATAATAGTGTAAATAAAAAGTTATAAGATGTTTATACCTTTTCATTCAGAAGAAAAGCTGCAAAACAAATTATAATTGAACCAATAAAAAAAAGATTTAAGATGAAAAAAGGTATTCACCCAGAAAATTACAGATTAGTTGCTTTTAAAGACATGTCAAATGAAGATGTGTTTATTACTAAATCTACAGCTGAAACAAAAGAAACAATTATTCACGAAGGTGTTGAATATCCAGTAGTGAAAATGGAGATTTCT harbors:
- a CDS encoding ABC transporter ATP-binding protein, which encodes MDDNFKKIIPFTTPYRSHVVWNVIFNILYALFSTLSFIALIPMMNVLFDTSEKITQKPVYTSIYEITKFGKEYLYYYITLLSEQNGPQFALILVIGIVIVTFLFKNLFNFLASNHLLHLKNGVLKDLRNAMYVKIINLPVSYYSEKRKGDIMARMLGDVNEVQNSFFSILELIVKEPMTIIFTLIAMISISFKLTLFVFIFIPVAGIMISKIGKSLRTKSERVQAENGYLISIVEESLSGLKVVKSYNAEQSFQDKFNNSVSRILNLSNSIGKKNNLATPLSEFLGIITICVLLWFGGQMVLTDKLPNGKALLDGAKFLAYMGLAYNILTPAKAISKASYQVKGGLAAAQRVFDVLEVENEITSKDNAIKKHTFESSIAIKNINFKYEDENVLKDFSLEVKKGQTVALVGQSGSGKSTIANLLTRFYDVNEGLIQIDDNNIKDIDLHSLRGLIGLVTQDSILFNDSIKANIALGNPNATDEEIIEALKIANAYEFVKDLPNGIHTNIGDSGNKLSGGQKQRLSIARAVLKNPPIMILDEATSALDTESEKFVQVALENMMQNRTSIVIAHRLSTIQKADVIVVMKKGKIVEQGTHEELIALEGTYNKLVTMQSLE
- a CDS encoding phospho-sugar mutase produces the protein MYIPQNILDALNVWLTPTFDSATQDAVRELMTTAPKDLEESFYKNLEFGTGGMRGVMGVGDNRINKYTLGKSTQGLSNYLKSVFPGEQIKAAIAFDCRHNSKTLAKVVADVFSANGIEVFLFSDLRPTPELSFALKHLNCHCGIVLTASHNPPEYNGYKVYWQDGGQIVPPQDGEIINVIENLKYDEINFTANEDLIHFIDTEIDQAFIQSSIENASFNTPATAKENLNIVFTSLHGTSITVIPETLSKAGYPNVHIVEEQAVPNGDFPTVKSPNPEEPEALTMALALADKTNADIVVGTDPDCDRLGVAVRDNDGKMVLLNGNQTMILMTAFLLEKWKQAGKINGKQFVGSTIVSTPMMMELATAYGVECKVGLTGFKWIAKMIKDFPELQFIGGGEESFGFMVGDAVRDKDAVAATLLICEVAAQAKASGSSVYKELINLYVDHGFFKEHLVSLTKKGMDGLQAINQMMIDLRENPLKEINGQRVIMVEDYQSSIAKNLLSGEELTMDIPKSNVLIYYTEDGSKICARPSGTEPKIKFYISVNADLEKASDFDAVENILNQKIKNIIAAMQLN
- a CDS encoding glycosyltransferase family 2 protein gives rise to the protein MNLTILIPLLNEEESLQELYTWILKVMQSNNYSYEILFLDDGSTDNSWTIIENFATTNPNVKGIRFMKNFGKSQALHAGFAQAKGDVIITMDADLQDSPDEIPGLYNMITEQKYDLVSGWKKKRYDSVVAKNLPSKLFNWAARKTSGVELNDFNCGLKAYKNVVVKNIEVSGEMHRYIPVLAKNAGFGKIGEKVVQHQARKYGETKFGMDRFINGFLDLITIWFLSRFGKRPMHLFGAIGSLMFIIGFIAAAYIGISKLYHMYNDMKYTLVTNNPWFYIALTTMVLGTQLFLAGFLGEIILRTKNNEARYKIANQINL
- a CDS encoding DUF4199 domain-containing protein → MENSYICGLIKNRTYMINEIIKKNGITFGVINGIVSCMIISIIYAIDLNLFLKWWITLVIISISLTLSIILLSKTKKEIQSDFSFKDAFTTYFIYAAIGLLISTLFNIVLWNFIDPSAKETLNELTIKYTVSMMQKFNTPASAINETIKGMKENSQFDIDSQLKGYFFNLLISCIFGLIMAAFFKTRRSSQE
- a CDS encoding type B 50S ribosomal protein L31 translates to MKKGIHPENYRLVAFKDMSNEDVFITKSTAETKETIIHEGVEYPVVKMEISRTSHPFYTGKSKLIDTAGRIDKFKTKYAKHVK